cAATTCATTGCCTATGTTGTTGGCCTTCTGCTAGTCTTTAACCAAGACTCTCCTAACCTTTCAAGCCACAagtttttcatttgattttagttttgggattgagaatttctttttataaaaaattataatttcttgTTATTCTTGGAATCCCcaatttaatctttttgaaaTCCCTATATTTTTTTTGCCTGCTATCCTCAAGTTCTGAATGATGTGTTTGTTTCCATAGAAACTATGATAGAAAAGTAATTGATATTGTTGATATATGGCACAAGAACAGGGCAGAAATTTATGACAACAAAGGAAAAACTTGGTATCTGgaagtatatttttattcattgcatTGCTCTTTATATAGAGCTGAAACATAACAGAAAGTCAAGAGAATTTGCTAATTTCTAGCCATGTCTAACCAATTCCTAATATCAAgccaaaacaaaatatatatatatatatatatatatccagaAAATATTCCTAAAGACTTGGTCTATTGACCAATTATTCAGCAACTTTTTGTTTGCCCATAACTGTAGCAACTAAAGGCACGTTTCCAACACTCCTTCTTGCCTTAGTAGCTGCAAAGGCCTATTTTACCTCTTAAGGTTTCAAATCTAGCTTTTGGTAGAGCCTTGGTTAACACATCTGCAATTTGATCCTCAGTCTTGCAATAAAGCAGTTTAACTTCACCATCCTTTTGTTCTTCTCTTAAGTGATACAACTTGATCTTGAAATGCTTAGTCTTGCCATGAAAAACAGAATCATTTGAAATTGCAATTGCAGCTTGGTTATCTACATGAATCTGTGTTGGCTCATTTTGCTTCATGTGTAGATCTGCAAGTATTTTTCTGATCCAAATTGCTTGATTTACAGTAGCATTGGCTGCTACATATTCTGCCTCTGCTGTACTTTGAGCTATCACATCTTGCTTCTTTGAGGACCATGAAAAAATTCCGGATCCAAAGTTGAAACAAAATCCTGTTGTACTTCTCATGTCATCAATAGAACCTGCCCAATCACTATCAGAATAACCATGAAGTTTAAAATTCTGACAGTAAGAATATTTAATGCCATAATTTGTTGTGCCCTTGATATATCTTACAATCCTTTTGGCAGCTTGAAAATGCACTTCACTGGCACAATGCATGAATCTTGAAAGCAAGCTTACTGAAAACATTATGTCTGGTCTGGTGGCTGTAAGATACATCAAGCAACCAATCAGACTCCTATATTGGCTTTCATCCACTTTTTCTGTTCCATCATCTTTGCTAAATTTCTCCTTCTGATTCATTGGTGTGCTGGTCCTTTTGCAATCATCCATGTGAAATTTGTTAAGAATTTCCTTTGCATACTTCTTTTGGCTTATGAAGACTCCATCATGATCTTGCTTCACCTCCATACCCAGAAAATAGGACATCAAGCCAAGGTCTGTCATCTCAAATACTTTGAGCATTTCAGCTTTAAACTCTTTTACCAGTTTCTCATTGCTACCTGTTACAAGcagatcatcaacataaacagaAACTACAATTAAGTTAGCATCTGTTCCTTTTACATATAATGTAGCTTCACTTGGACTTTTAACAAATCCAAGACTTTGAAGATGTTCATCAATCCTACTGTACCAGGCCCTGGGAGCCTGTTTAAGACCATATAAGGCCTTCTTCAACAAGTAGACCTTCTCCTCCTGTCCCTTGACTTGGAATCCCTCGGGCTGCTCTACATAAATTTCCTCTTGAAGATAACCATTTAAAAAAGCAGATTTTACATCCAACTGGTAAGTTTTCCATCCCTTTTGTGCTGTCAAAGCAAGCAACATTCTGATTGTATCCAAGCGTGCTACTCGAGCAAAAGTTTCTGAGAAATCCACTCCAAACACTTGACTATACCCCTTCACAACTAATCTGgctttgtatttatttacaGAACCATCTGCATTAAGTTTGGTTCTATAAACCCATTTGACTCCAATGACCTTTCTGTGTTGAGGTCTGTCCACCAACTCCCAGGTGTCATTCTTTTCAATCATTCTAAGCTCCTCTTTCATTGCTTCAATCCACTTGTCATCCTTCTCTGCCTCTTCAAATTCTGCAGGCTCAAAAACAGCAACATTGTTTCTTTCATAAACATCAGATAAGGACCTTATACCTCTAACTGGGACATCATCTATGTCTTCATCAAAATATTGTGGAACCTTTGGCAGTTGCATCTTTATTGACTCCTCCCAGTTCCATTGTCTATCCTCCATGAACTTGACATCTCTACTTACAAGAATTTTTCCATTTTGTGGTTGGAAAATTCTGTAAGCCTTGGAAGAGTTGCTATATCCAATGAAAACTCCTGGTTCTGCCTTCTTATCAAGTTTGTCTCTTTTCACCTGTGGCACATAAGAAAAACAGAGACAACCAAAAGTTCTTAAATTCTTCAAATCTGGTTTATAACCAAACCAGGCTTCAAATGGAGTTTTTTTCTGCAAAACTCTAGTTGGCAGCCTATTCAGCAAAAAAACTGCAGTGTTTGCAGCCTCTGCCCACAATTTTTTTGGCAACTCCTTCTCATGTAGCATACACCTTGTCATCTCCATAATACTTCGATTTTTTCTCTCACTTACTCCATTCTATTGTGGAGTGTAAGGTGTTGTGAGTTGGTGCTCTATACTGGCTTCTTCACagaatttatcaaaaatttcatttgtgTATTCTTTCCCATTATCTGACCTTATCTTCTGCATCCTGCAACTGCTTTGATTCTCCACCCATGCTTTATATTTCCAAAATACATTAGCAACCTCAGATTTGGATTTGAGGaaataaatccaacaaaatctggtataatcatcaataaatgcaATGTAGTACTTACTACCATTTAAAGATGGTGTTTTCTGAGGTCCTCCAACATCTGTGTGTACCAGTTGCAGCTTGTGCATTGCTCTCCATGCTGTTTGAGGGAAGGGTCTTCTAGTTTGCTTGCCATATTGACAAGCCACACAATCAGCTAGCTTGTCTTCCAACAATGGCACACCTTTCACCAAATTCTGTTTCTGCATATATAGAAGTCCAACATGGTGGAAATGCCCAAGCCTTCTGTGCCATAATTCTGCATTGCTTACAGTGCTTGAAAATGCTATTTGCTCATCCTCCATTAGATTTAGAGCAAAGCTTTTTGCTCTCATTTTCACTTTGAATACATCTCTACCTTTCGCGTCTTTGATCATGCACCATTTGTCTTCAAATATGACTTtgaaacctttttcaatcagCTGCCCAACACTAAGCAAGTTTTGATCAATGTCAGGCACATATAGAACATCAGTAATATACTTCAAACCTGTTAAGCTTTCTATAGCCACAGTTCCTTTACCCTTAACTGAAATAAATTCACCATTTCCAGTTTTTACTTTGGAGATGATAGTTTTATCAAGCTCTTTAAAGAGCTCTTGGTCATTGGTCATGTGGTTTGTGCAGCCACTATCAATCAACCAGGAATCGCTAGAACTGTTACTTGTTGTGAAGCATGTTGCAACAAAAAGTTGCTCTTCTTGATGTTGCTCAGTAGAAGCTTTTGCCTCTTCATGTTGTTGTGACTTGCAAATCCGCTCCATGTGTCCAATCTGACCACATTTCCTGCACTTGACATCAGGCCTCCACCAACACTTTCTTTGTGGGTGATTTGTCTTTTTGCAGTGTGGGCAAGGTGGATAAGTTCCAtccttgtttttgttgttgttgtcagtcttgttattcttcttcttattgttgtttttcttgtcTTTGCCTCATCCTGAATTTTCTGCCTTTGCTTGAAGCGCACCCTCCATcgattcttcttttcttatcaTTCTCCTTTGCTCTTGTGCCTGCAATGCATTCACCAATTCTGCCAAGGATATGCTTGACAAATCCTTAGATTCTTCTAATGAAGAAATTTTAGACTCATACTTTTCAGGCAGAGTTACAAGAATTTTTTGCACAATTCGTTCATCAGAGAAGTCCTTACCAAGCAACCTCACCTTGTTTACTATGCCCAGCAACTTGTCAGAGTAGTCTTTGATGTTTTCTGTCTCCTTCATTTTCAGCATTTCAAACTCCCTGATCAAGTTGAGTACTTTCATATTTTTGGTTCTTTCATTGCCTTGGTATTCCTTTTTGAGGTAGTCCCAAATATCTTTCGCTGACTCCAGGTTCATGATTCTTGTAAATATAGTGCTTGAAACAGTAGAGAATAAGTAGGCTTTAGCTTTGGACTTCCTGGTCTTCCTCTCTTTGTGGCTCTTAAGCTGAGCCATCGTAGGGTTCGCCGGCAATGGGGGAACATCATAGTCTTCCTCTATAGCTTCCCAAAGATCTAATGCTTCAAGATGGACTGTCATTCTAACAGCCCAGGCTTGATAGTTATCACCATCAAAAATTGGTGGTGCAACATGGGAGAAAGTTGTTTCAGTTTCCATTTCTGGATTCACTCAACTCACAGATCCCTCAAGAAGAAGAGCTCTGATACCAGAATGTTGATATATGGCACAAGAACAGGGCAGAAATTTATGACAGCAAAGGAAAAACTTGGTATCTGgaagtatatttttattcattgcatTGCTCTTTATATAGAGCTGAAACATAACAGAAAGTCAAGAGAATTTGCTAATTTCTAGCCATGTCTAACCAATTCCTAATATCAAgccaaaacaaaatatatatatatatatccagaAAATATTCCTAAAGACTTGGTCTATTGACCAATTATTCAGCAACTTTTTGTTTGCCCATAACTGTAGCAACTAAAGGCACGTTTCCAACAGATATGAAGAATTTGGTTACTCACCTTTTGAGATTTATTGGACGAGGCACCTGCATTCCTGAATGCCAGCTTCATTCCTTGTTCCTTATTCCTTTTCCTCTTGTtctctttttaagaaaaataaatgtttcCACACTTTTGGACAAAGAAGAGCCTGGGCTGGCCACCCCGGAATAGGCCCATTGAGGGCCTTGTTAATTCATCTTCGGCCCATGGATCACCAAATTTTTGCAGACTTCATTTGGAATTttcatatcataaaataaagaatttattcCAAATGACGGCACATTTTTCTGTGtcaaagaaaaattacattGAATGTGTCAATTTTCAAAGAGTTGGAAGCTTATATTTGCCCTTTTTCTTCTGTTCCTATCTGAATGAGGATGAGGACTAGACACCGTGCTTAAGCTTGCATTGGACGTTGGACCATTTCAAGTTCTCTTCTTCTCCTCCAATTAATTCTTGATGACCTATTCTATTAGAAGCTGTCCTTGAAAGGCATGTTTGTTTGAATTCTAAATTGGGATgcaaatgttttgtttttttttgggacGAAAGGCGAATTTCCAACTTAGAAAATATGCATACAAGTAGGATATTTTTCGggcataaatttaaaatgttttcgattatttattatataatgtCATTAgcaataattagaaatatagagaatactttcaaaactttcatatcatatataagtatGTCGTAGTTTGAAGAATTCgtataattgtattattttttaaaaacacttttaatatgaaaactgtttttgaaaaaaacttatgatatttaataaaacttagataatacttttaaaaagttaaaaaattatttagaatattttttatagaagaTCTTGATAGATGAATCTCTAATTCTTctaaaagaaatatttcaaGTAGAAAtactttaaatagaaaatatcgtaaatctattttaaaagtatgtttgaaagtaattcttaaaaacatttttaataattttaatgtttaaaaatttcaaattttaaaatattaaaaaaactaaaaacttttcttaaaataaatacaaaacatACTCTAAATCTAAATCCAATGGTGGTTATATTTGAATTTCCGTCCATATTTTGCTGTTCAAAACAACCCGAAAGTGTTTTCGAACACGTAAGCATAGTCAATCCAGCCCAACGTTTTCCTTGTTCTATGTTGTGACAGAAAAGCTTTTAATATCATTCATTGACaaagtaataattattatacTGTAGGATTGATTTCATGCTTTTCTTAACAAAAATAGTTCAAAATTTACAGGGAAGTAGAACGAAATAATGGGTGTGAATGGCAACATGGGCTGTGCTCTTTCTAGGAGTTGTTTGTGGCAGTGCATTCAGGAGGAAGGCCCTGTGGGAAACGCTTTGTGTCTGTGCAGTAATTGTAAATCATGTAGTTCTTCTGCACCCACTTGAGCTTCTCTTGGCTTGAAGAGTCCAGCTCCTGGTAGAGCCAAGCGTTGGAGGTAGTAGAACTGGAATTTTTGCTGCAAGAAGATGATCCAGAAGACCACACACAAGCATTAGCATTGAAGTTCCTGTAGGAGG
Above is a window of Vitis vinifera cultivar Pinot Noir 40024 chromosome 11, ASM3070453v1 DNA encoding:
- the LOC104878630 gene encoding uncharacterized protein LOC104878630; translation: METETTFSHVAPPIFDGDNYQAWAVRMTVHLEALDLWEAIEEDYDVPPLPANPTMAQLKSHKERKTRKSKAKAYLFSTVSSTIFTRIMNLESAKDIWDYLKKEYQGNERTKNMKVLNLIREFEMLKMKETENIKDYSDKLLGIVNKVRLLGKDFSDERIVQKILVTLPEKYESKISSLEESKDLSSISLAELVNALQAQEQRRMIRKEESMEGALQAKAENSG